From the Leptolyngbya sp. O-77 genome, one window contains:
- a CDS encoding glycosyltransferase — protein sequence MKVALVHDYLTQRGGAERVFELLCRYFPDADIYTSLYDPERTIELGDREVRTTLLQAMPNASKYFRLLAPFYYPAFRALDLRDYDLIVSSSTSFAKAVRKGPHAKHICFCHNVPRFLWDTQNYLREYREFQTFYPAIDIVFKVLRKADLAYAQEPDLYIANSSTVARRIEALYNRPAVTVNYPIDASLFRFSAEKDDFYLASARLLGYKRVDVIVEAFSKLGWPLLVSGEGPDRKRLESMSARNIQFLGYVSDEERASLLARAKLVVVAALEDYGLVPVEANASGTPVVSYGAGGVLDTQIPGLTGLFFQEQTAASLEATLLEAVKMQWDYSRIRDHALSRFTKKVFFDKIGQIIDEFCDRRTVMSSSVSLAR from the coding sequence ATGAAAGTTGCGCTGGTGCATGACTATCTAACTCAGCGGGGTGGGGCGGAGCGGGTTTTTGAACTGCTATGCCGATATTTTCCAGACGCAGATATTTACACGTCTTTGTATGACCCGGAGCGCACGATTGAACTGGGCGATCGCGAGGTGCGGACAACTCTGTTGCAGGCAATGCCCAACGCCTCTAAATATTTCAGGCTGCTAGCTCCGTTTTATTACCCAGCCTTTCGAGCGCTTGATTTACGAGATTATGATCTGATCGTGAGCAGTAGCACCAGCTTTGCAAAAGCTGTGCGAAAAGGGCCCCACGCGAAGCACATTTGCTTTTGTCACAACGTCCCTCGATTTCTTTGGGATACACAAAACTATCTGCGTGAATATCGAGAGTTTCAAACGTTTTATCCCGCCATTGACATCGTTTTTAAGGTGCTGAGAAAGGCGGACTTGGCCTACGCTCAAGAGCCGGATCTATACATAGCCAACTCCAGTACGGTGGCTCGACGAATTGAAGCACTTTACAACCGCCCAGCGGTGACAGTGAATTATCCGATCGACGCTAGCTTGTTTCGGTTTTCCGCCGAGAAGGATGACTTTTATCTCGCTTCGGCACGGCTACTGGGCTACAAGCGGGTGGATGTGATTGTGGAAGCATTTAGCAAGCTGGGCTGGCCGCTGCTGGTGTCGGGGGAGGGGCCAGACCGCAAGCGCCTGGAGAGCATGAGCGCCAGAAATATCCAGTTTTTGGGCTACGTCAGCGATGAAGAGCGGGCCAGCCTGCTGGCGCGAGCGAAGCTGGTGGTGGTGGCGGCACTGGAGGACTACGGGCTGGTGCCTGTGGAAGCGAATGCCAGCGGTACGCCAGTGGTGTCCTATGGCGCGGGTGGTGTGCTGGATACCCAGATTCCGGGGCTAACGGGGTTATTCTTTCAGGAGCAGACAGCCGCCTCGCTGGAGGCGACGCTGCTGGAGGCGGTGAAGATGCAGTGGGACTATTCTAGGATTCGGGATCACGCGCTGAGTCGGTTTACGAAGAAGGTCTTTTTTGACAAGATTGGGCAGATTATTGACGAATTTTGCGATCGCCGAACGGTTATGTCTAGCTCAGTGAGTCTGGCTCGATGA
- a CDS encoding DUF4394 domain-containing protein — MKGTSYIFIDRQVCDVPQLLAHAKPESRVVLLERDRDGIEQISQVLQQEQNICEIHLVAHGSPDCLYLGNSRLSLETLPRYAARLGQWRGAIAQGANILLYGCRVAAEGLGLVNALHTLTGASIAAASQPVGKGNWRLDRQIGAIAASLAFSPVLQQRYASTFGTGYVLSNNTLIAFDTSNPSNSAPAIAITGLGAGETLVGIDVRPQNGLLYGLTSNGAGGIRLYVISPRTGVATPLTNAPVQLSDGSSNQPIAGTNFGFDFNPTVDRIRVVTDAGVNLRLNPNTGLIVDGNMAAPGTQSDGAISGGTTTVDATAYTNSFPSTTATTQYTLDAVTNSLFIQNPPNAGTQTAALPITLNGSPLDFTAANGFDIPPSVAVSTSNAPATGQGLAVLTVGGVTGLYAIELSTGAATFLGRVGTGTVPVQGFANQSGGGLPIVAVDTNNNLLRLNSTTPGSPVSVAITGLTTGERVVGIDFRPATGQLFALTSNGTGVRLAILDPQTGAATFLTTDFQQFSDAGGNPIAIQGNSFGLDFNPTVDRVRIVTDAGLNFRMNPNTGAIVDGNTAAAGVQPDGAISGGTTTVDATAYTNNFAGTTVTTQYTLDAASDTLFIQNPPNNGVQTSPLAITLNGARLDFTSVNGFDIPASVRVTAANAPATGEAIAALTVGGTTGLYSINLGTGAATLLGNVGDGSTGLVGLTVASAQIPVNQILQGGDGRDLLQGGDGDDTLVGRGGRDRLLGFGGNDTLIGGKGGDILTGGAGADRFVYSGRTQRAAFSQSQLANLDRIRDFDAAEGDRIQLDFDNNLTTPNLPRKLFNAGVQTGRSLQEAAESAYLDKNQARRSNQRLLANQAVFFEWRNRTYLSVNDNQAGFSAGRDLLINVTAIVLSPGDAQAGVLSVGNYFA, encoded by the coding sequence ATGAAAGGAACGTCTTACATTTTCATTGATCGGCAGGTTTGTGACGTGCCCCAACTGCTGGCCCACGCCAAACCGGAGAGCCGCGTGGTGCTTTTGGAGCGCGATCGCGACGGGATTGAACAAATTAGTCAGGTGCTTCAGCAAGAACAGAACATTTGCGAAATTCACCTGGTGGCGCACGGCAGCCCCGATTGTCTATATCTGGGCAACTCGCGGCTGAGCCTGGAGACGCTGCCTCGGTATGCGGCGCGGCTGGGCCAGTGGCGGGGGGCGATCGCCCAGGGCGCGAATATCTTGCTCTATGGCTGCCGGGTGGCGGCGGAGGGGCTGGGTCTGGTGAACGCGCTGCACACCCTGACGGGAGCCAGCATCGCCGCTGCAAGTCAGCCCGTGGGCAAGGGCAACTGGCGGCTGGATCGGCAGATTGGGGCGATCGCCGCCAGTCTGGCCTTTTCTCCTGTTCTCCAGCAGCGCTACGCAAGCACCTTTGGCACGGGCTACGTGCTGAGCAACAACACGCTGATCGCCTTTGACACATCTAACCCCAGTAACTCCGCTCCGGCGATCGCCATCACCGGGCTGGGCGCGGGCGAAACCCTGGTCGGCATTGACGTGCGCCCCCAAAACGGGCTGCTGTATGGACTCACCAGCAACGGCGCAGGCGGTATCCGGCTCTACGTCATCAGCCCTAGAACGGGCGTTGCCACGCCGCTCACCAATGCCCCAGTGCAGCTCAGCGACGGCTCCTCCAACCAGCCGATCGCAGGCACCAATTTTGGGTTTGACTTTAACCCCACCGTCGATCGCATCCGCGTCGTCACCGATGCAGGCGTTAACCTGCGGCTGAATCCCAACACCGGCCTGATTGTGGATGGCAACATGGCAGCCCCAGGAACTCAGTCTGACGGCGCAATCAGCGGCGGCACAACGACGGTCGATGCCACAGCCTACACCAACAGCTTCCCCAGCACCACCGCCACCACGCAATACACGCTGGATGCCGTCACCAACAGCCTGTTTATCCAGAATCCGCCCAACGCAGGCACGCAAACGGCAGCGCTGCCAATCACGCTCAACGGTAGCCCGCTAGATTTCACCGCTGCCAACGGGTTCGATATTCCCCCCAGCGTCGCTGTGTCCACCTCCAACGCACCTGCGACCGGGCAAGGGTTAGCTGTATTAACGGTGGGCGGAGTGACAGGGCTATACGCCATTGAGCTATCGACCGGGGCTGCGACGTTCTTGGGCCGAGTTGGCACTGGCACAGTTCCAGTGCAGGGCTTTGCAAACCAGAGCGGCGGTGGTCTGCCGATTGTGGCGGTGGACACCAACAATAATTTGCTGCGGCTGAACAGCACCACGCCCGGCTCCCCAGTTAGCGTGGCGATTACGGGGCTGACCACTGGCGAACGGGTGGTGGGGATCGATTTTCGCCCGGCGACGGGGCAACTGTTTGCGCTGACCAGCAACGGAACGGGCGTGCGGCTGGCGATTCTTGACCCGCAGACAGGCGCGGCGACGTTCCTGACAACCGATTTTCAGCAATTTAGCGATGCAGGCGGCAACCCGATCGCCATCCAGGGCAACAGTTTCGGGCTGGACTTTAACCCCACGGTTGATCGGGTGCGAATCGTCACCGATGCAGGGCTGAATTTCCGCATGAACCCCAACACTGGGGCGATCGTAGACGGCAACACAGCAGCGGCTGGCGTGCAGCCCGACGGCGCAATTAGCGGCGGCACGACGACTGTCGATGCCACGGCCTATACCAACAACTTTGCTGGAACCACCGTCACCACGCAATACACGCTGGATGCCGCCAGCGACACGCTGTTTATCCAAAACCCGCCCAACAACGGCGTGCAAACCAGCCCGCTGGCGATCACGCTGAACGGGGCGCGGCTCGACTTTACCAGCGTCAACGGGTTCGATATTCCCGCCTCGGTGCGGGTGACAGCGGCAAATGCGCCCGCCACCGGGGAGGCGATCGCCGCGCTAACGGTGGGCGGCACGACGGGTCTCTACAGCATCAACCTGGGTACGGGCGCGGCCACGCTGCTGGGCAACGTGGGCGACGGCAGCACGGGGCTGGTGGGGCTGACAGTCGCCAGCGCCCAGATTCCGGTGAACCAGATCCTGCAAGGCGGCGACGGCAGAGACCTGCTACAGGGCGGCGATGGCGACGATACGCTGGTAGGCCGGGGTGGGCGCGATCGCCTGTTGGGTTTTGGCGGCAACGATACGCTGATCGGCGGCAAAGGCGGCGACATTTTGACAGGCGGCGCAGGAGCCGATCGCTTTGTCTATTCTGGACGCACGCAGCGGGCTGCATTTAGCCAATCGCAGTTAGCAAACCTCGATCGCATTCGAGATTTCGACGCGGCAGAGGGCGATCGCATCCAGCTAGACTTTGACAACAACCTGACCACGCCCAACCTGCCCCGCAAACTGTTTAATGCTGGGGTGCAAACGGGGCGATCGCTCCAGGAAGCGGCCGAATCCGCCTATCTCGACAAAAACCAGGCCCGGCGCAGCAACCAGCGGCTTCTGGCAAACCAAGCGGTCTTCTTTGAATGGCGAAACCGTACCTATCTTTCGGTGAACGATAATCAAGCGGGCTTTTCTGCTGGTCGTGATTTGCTAATCAACGTTACGGCGATCGTCTTGAGTCCGGGCGATGCCCAGGCAGGGGTATTGTCAGTCGGCAATTACTTTGCCTAG
- the hemF gene encoding oxygen-dependent coproporphyrinogen oxidase, giving the protein MPPADSRERVSTALKALQDSICQGLEALDGEGKFQEDSWVREEGGGGRSRVLKGGRVFEQGGVNFSEVWGKDLPPSILVQRPEAAGHGFYATGTSMVLHPRNPYIPTVHLNYRYFEAGPVWWFGGGIDLTPYYPTREDAAHFHKTIKAACDRHHPHYYPAFKRWCDEYFYLKHRGETRGVGGIFFDYQDTQGILYPISYPGSHGDTPAADYSKQVGPVQGRTWEDLFAFVQDCGNAFLPAYVPIAERHQHREYGDRERNFQLYRRGRYVEFNLVYDRGTIFGLQTNGRTESILMSLPPLVRWEYNYQPEPGTPEAELYEVFLKPQDWAEWAG; this is encoded by the coding sequence ATGCCCCCTGCGGACTCGCGGGAGCGCGTTAGCACTGCGCTGAAGGCGCTGCAAGACAGCATTTGTCAGGGGCTAGAGGCGCTGGATGGCGAGGGCAAATTTCAAGAAGATAGCTGGGTGCGCGAAGAGGGTGGCGGCGGGCGATCGCGCGTGCTGAAGGGCGGTCGCGTGTTTGAGCAGGGCGGCGTGAATTTTTCGGAAGTGTGGGGCAAGGATCTGCCGCCGTCGATTTTGGTGCAGCGCCCAGAGGCAGCAGGGCACGGCTTCTATGCCACAGGCACATCGATGGTGCTGCATCCCCGCAACCCCTACATTCCCACCGTCCATCTCAACTATCGCTATTTTGAGGCAGGCCCGGTGTGGTGGTTTGGCGGCGGCATCGACCTCACGCCCTATTACCCTACCCGCGAAGACGCAGCCCATTTTCACAAAACAATCAAAGCAGCGTGCGATCGCCACCATCCGCACTATTACCCCGCATTCAAACGCTGGTGCGATGAATACTTCTACTTAAAACATCGCGGCGAAACACGCGGCGTGGGCGGCATCTTCTTTGACTATCAAGACACGCAGGGCATCCTGTATCCCATTTCTTACCCCGGCTCTCACGGCGACACACCCGCCGCCGACTACAGCAAACAGGTCGGGCCTGTGCAGGGGCGCACCTGGGAAGACCTGTTCGCCTTTGTGCAGGACTGTGGGAACGCCTTTTTGCCTGCCTATGTGCCCATTGCCGAACGGCATCAGCATCGGGAGTATGGCGATCGCGAACGGAACTTTCAGCTTTATCGGCGCGGGCGCTATGTCGAGTTCAACCTAGTGTATGACCGGGGCACAATTTTCGGACTGCAAACCAACGGTCGCACCGAGTCGATCCTGATGTCGCTGCCGCCGCTAGTGCGCTGGGAATATAACTACCAGCCAGAACCGGGCACACCAGAAGCAGAGCTATACGAAGTGTTTCTGAAGCCGCAGGACTGGGCCGAGTGGGCTGGCTAG
- a CDS encoding DNA-directed RNA polymerase subunit omega, translated as MKRSHFDSSHLMRRAEDLINAASNRYRITVQVANRAQRRRFEEFDSLDDPKMKPVIRAIIEMSDELTQPEIIGE; from the coding sequence ATGAAACGGTCTCATTTTGATTCCAGCCACTTGATGCGTCGGGCTGAGGATCTGATCAATGCGGCTTCCAATCGGTATCGCATCACGGTACAGGTGGCTAACCGCGCTCAGCGCCGTCGCTTCGAGGAATTTGACAGCCTGGATGATCCCAAGATGAAGCCTGTGATTCGCGCCATTATTGAAATGTCGGACGAGCTAACTCAGCCAGAAATTATTGGTGAATAG
- a CDS encoding photosystem II reaction center protein K, translating to MEAALLLAKLPEAYAIFDPLVDVLPIIPVFFFLLAFVWQAAVGFR from the coding sequence ATGGAAGCGGCTCTGTTGTTAGCGAAACTGCCCGAAGCCTACGCAATTTTCGATCCCCTGGTAGATGTGCTGCCGATTATTCCTGTATTCTTCTTTTTGCTGGCGTTTGTGTGGCAAGCTGCTGTGGGCTTCCGCTAA
- a CDS encoding ABC transporter ATP-binding protein, whose protein sequence is MPVLSAQRLRKVYRDRKVEVPAVRDVSLVLNAGEVLAFLGPNGAGKTTTIKMIAGLILPDAGQVQIVGRDPHRDSRALRSLGAVLEGNRNLYWRLTCEENLEYFGVLRGLSRRVAHQRGKVLLERFGLTEKRKTVVQALSRGMQQKLAIAVSLIHDPQLLLLDEPTLGLDVEATQAVKALVREIAAEGRAILLTTHQLDIAEELSDRVAIIRQGEIVAEEATPDLIRQFSGSAYHIELESPLTGDRLRKLDALGVSVQHCTLTVPDPALLYPVLDILKPLPLLSITRDEASLTDIFLKLTRLKA, encoded by the coding sequence ATGCCAGTTTTGAGCGCCCAACGCCTGAGAAAAGTGTATCGAGACAGGAAGGTAGAAGTGCCCGCCGTGCGAGACGTATCGCTGGTGCTGAATGCGGGCGAGGTGCTGGCGTTTTTGGGCCCCAACGGGGCAGGCAAAACTACGACCATCAAGATGATTGCAGGGCTGATTTTGCCTGATGCCGGACAGGTGCAAATCGTCGGGCGCGATCCGCATCGAGACAGTCGGGCGCTGCGATCGCTCGGTGCGGTGCTAGAAGGCAATCGCAACCTCTACTGGCGCTTGACCTGCGAGGAAAACCTGGAATACTTCGGCGTGCTGCGGGGGCTGTCGCGGCGGGTAGCACACCAGCGAGGCAAGGTGCTGCTAGAGCGGTTTGGGCTGACGGAAAAGCGTAAAACTGTGGTACAAGCCCTATCGCGGGGGATGCAGCAAAAGCTGGCGATCGCCGTTTCGCTGATTCACGACCCGCAACTGCTGCTGTTGGATGAGCCGACACTGGGGCTGGACGTGGAAGCGACGCAGGCGGTGAAAGCCCTGGTGCGAGAAATTGCCGCCGAGGGCCGCGCCATCCTGCTGACCACGCACCAGCTCGACATTGCCGAAGAACTATCCGATCGCGTGGCCATTATCCGCCAGGGCGAGATTGTCGCAGAGGAAGCCACCCCCGACCTGATTCGCCAGTTTTCTGGCTCTGCCTATCACATCGAGTTGGAGAGTCCGCTCACGGGCGATCGCCTGCGAAAGCTAGATGCGCTGGGCGTTTCAGTGCAGCATTGCACCCTCACTGTACCCGATCCGGCCCTGCTGTATCCCGTCCTAGACATCCTGAAACCCCTGCCCCTACTGAGCATCACCCGAGACGAAGCCAGCCTCACCGATATTTTTCTTAAGCTCACCCGCCTCAAAGCCTGA
- a CDS encoding DegT/DnrJ/EryC1/StrS family aminotransferase, translating into MTTSVLIPPVQAISSPIPLTDLALLHRSLQPQLEAVLQAAMLQGDFVLGGALLDFEIAFARACGSEYGVGVGSGTDAITLGLRACGIGQGDEVLLPANTFVATLIGVLQSGATPVLVDCDPDTALMDLIAAEKAITPCTRAIIPVHLYGQMVSPRQLLDLSSTYDLIIFEDAAQAHLAEREGYRAGSVGMAAAFSFYPSKNLGALGDGGMVVTREAQIAERLRSLRNYGAPCKHYHTEFGVNSRLDTLQAAVLGVKLPHLPHWNRDRLRIAQRYDELLAPLQFAGLYPITNVSGSGHAYHLYVVRVTDACPLERAALQAALESRRISTGIHYPVPCHLQPAFCYLGYRLGDFPNAERLSHQVLSLPIYPGMTDVQIQRVVGAIEAAVSAPFSVSC; encoded by the coding sequence ATGACGACTTCCGTGCTAATTCCGCCTGTGCAAGCCATCTCTTCCCCTATCCCGCTTACTGACCTGGCGCTGCTGCACCGATCGCTCCAGCCCCAACTCGAAGCGGTGCTTCAAGCAGCCATGCTTCAAGGAGACTTTGTGTTGGGTGGGGCACTGCTCGATTTTGAAATTGCCTTTGCCCGCGCCTGCGGAAGTGAATACGGTGTTGGTGTCGGCTCTGGGACAGATGCAATTACCCTGGGGCTGCGAGCCTGTGGCATTGGGCAAGGCGACGAGGTGCTGCTGCCTGCAAATACCTTTGTGGCGACGCTGATTGGCGTGTTGCAATCGGGCGCAACGCCGGTGCTAGTAGACTGTGACCCCGACACGGCGCTGATGGATCTGATCGCAGCCGAAAAGGCGATCACACCCTGCACACGGGCTATTATCCCGGTTCATCTCTACGGACAAATGGTGTCACCCCGTCAGTTGCTCGATTTGTCTAGCACCTACGACCTGATCATTTTTGAAGACGCGGCCCAGGCACACTTGGCAGAGCGCGAGGGCTATCGCGCAGGTTCCGTTGGCATGGCGGCTGCTTTTAGCTTTTACCCCAGCAAAAACCTGGGGGCGCTGGGCGACGGCGGCATGGTGGTGACGCGAGAAGCCCAGATTGCCGAACGGCTGCGATCGCTCCGCAACTACGGCGCACCCTGCAAGCACTATCACACCGAGTTTGGCGTAAACAGCCGCCTAGACACGCTGCAAGCCGCCGTGCTGGGCGTGAAGTTGCCCCACCTGCCCCACTGGAACCGCGATCGCCTGCGGATTGCCCAGCGCTATGATGAACTGCTGGCCCCCCTCCAGTTTGCAGGACTCTATCCCATAACCAATGTCAGCGGCAGCGGCCACGCCTACCATCTCTACGTGGTGCGCGTGACCGATGCCTGCCCGCTGGAGCGCGCGGCGTTGCAAGCTGCGCTAGAGTCTCGCCGCATCAGCACGGGCATCCACTACCCTGTTCCCTGCCATTTGCAACCTGCCTTCTGCTACCTGGGCTATCGACTGGGCGATTTTCCCAATGCCGAGCGCCTGAGTCATCAGGTGCTATCGCTGCCGATTTACCCTGGCATGACCGATGTCCAGATTCAGCGTGTAGTCGGGGCAATCGAGGCCGCGGTGAGTGCGCCGTTTTCGGTGTCGTGCTGA
- the crtB gene encoding cyanoexosortase B has translation MHSPHSGSGIWRSPSRFQGWLLLGLLGLLYGPLLLHWADGWLNKTISIEHEYYSYGLLGLPLAAWLGWQRRGDWEALPERGIGWAHGLGLGLLLLGVWLYFHPTATAANLSLLLALAGLCLWLRGGAGLRLMAFPLLLVALATPTAFPYLLTPYILPLQRLIAIAAGFLLLQLGMDVQVDQIHVYVNNQVVEIAPYCAGLKLLFTGLYAGLIVLYATEGWQSRFKTALFLLGIVGLTAIANILRNTMLAYLHGTEQKLAFDWLHEGWGGDFYSALTLGGLLWVWRGVEWLGDRWQPAPVEQTPLAEGPRSEPLLPRR, from the coding sequence ATGCATTCTCCCCATTCTGGTTCTGGCATCTGGCGATCGCCCTCTCGATTTCAGGGCTGGCTGTTGCTGGGGCTGCTGGGGCTGCTTTATGGGCCCTTGCTGCTGCACTGGGCAGATGGCTGGCTGAATAAGACCATCAGCATTGAGCATGAATACTATAGCTACGGGCTGTTGGGACTGCCGCTGGCGGCGTGGCTGGGGTGGCAGCGGCGGGGCGATTGGGAGGCTCTGCCAGAACGGGGCATAGGCTGGGCACACGGGCTGGGGCTGGGGCTGCTGCTGCTGGGAGTGTGGCTCTATTTTCACCCCACTGCCACAGCCGCGAATCTATCGCTACTGCTGGCGCTGGCGGGGCTGTGCCTCTGGCTGAGAGGTGGGGCGGGGCTGCGGCTGATGGCGTTTCCGCTGCTGCTGGTGGCGCTGGCCACACCGACGGCGTTTCCGTATCTGCTGACCCCTTATATCCTGCCCTTGCAACGGTTAATTGCGATCGCCGCTGGGTTTCTGCTGTTGCAACTGGGCATGGATGTGCAGGTCGATCAGATACATGTGTATGTGAACAATCAAGTGGTGGAAATTGCGCCCTACTGCGCGGGGCTAAAGCTCTTGTTCACCGGGCTATACGCAGGGCTGATTGTTCTCTACGCGACTGAGGGCTGGCAATCGCGCTTCAAGACAGCCCTGTTCCTGCTAGGGATTGTCGGATTGACGGCGATCGCCAACATCCTGCGAAACACGATGCTAGCCTATCTGCACGGCACCGAACAAAAACTGGCCTTCGACTGGCTGCACGAAGGCTGGGGCGGCGACTTCTATTCCGCGCTGACGCTGGGCGGGCTGCTGTGGGTTTGGCGCGGGGTCGAGTGGCTGGGCGATCGCTGGCAGCCTGCCCCAGTAGAACAGACTCCTCTGGCTGAAGGGCCTCGTTCAGAACCGCTGCTGCCGCGCCGTTAG
- a CDS encoding cyanoexosortase B system-associated protein: MKSPPAKLTLSRSWRGWVALLLLAIALAAALPGYFGKPRPWAQPPQMAKLAQIQALRQSGLSLPGWQTESREEIRIGVRRWSMQTLGREPSSPLATPSSESPESAILLLRSPMRSEDAPEIDWVSFSGEFGLRVDSRRNLRFSVNASDGQPIPVNTRFSRHWNAEQTYAVVQWYAWPKGGSADPGRWFWADQRMQWTQQQRMPWVAIALLVPMEPLGNLEEARADAELLAKAVQSALMAGAFR, from the coding sequence GTGAAATCGCCCCCTGCCAAACTCACCCTATCCCGCTCGTGGCGCGGCTGGGTGGCGCTGCTGCTGCTGGCGATCGCTCTGGCCGCTGCCCTTCCCGGCTACTTTGGCAAGCCCCGGCCCTGGGCACAGCCACCTCAAATGGCGAAGTTGGCACAAATTCAGGCATTGCGGCAAAGCGGGCTGAGTCTTCCTGGATGGCAAACCGAGAGCCGCGAAGAGATTCGCATCGGCGTGCGACGCTGGTCAATGCAAACGCTAGGGCGGGAACCGTCTAGCCCTTTAGCCACACCATCGAGCGAGTCTCCTGAATCTGCAATTCTGCTGCTGCGATCGCCCATGCGGTCAGAAGATGCACCTGAAATCGATTGGGTCAGCTTTAGCGGCGAGTTTGGGCTGCGGGTCGATTCGCGGCGAAATTTGCGCTTTTCTGTCAACGCTTCTGATGGTCAGCCCATTCCAGTTAATACTCGATTTTCGCGCCACTGGAACGCCGAGCAGACCTACGCCGTCGTGCAGTGGTATGCCTGGCCGAAGGGCGGCAGTGCCGATCCGGGGCGATGGTTTTGGGCCGACCAGCGAATGCAGTGGACGCAGCAGCAGCGGATGCCCTGGGTGGCGATCGCCCTGCTGGTGCCGATGGAGCCACTGGGTAACCTGGAGGAAGCCCGCGCCGATGCCGAGTTGCTGGCTAAGGCCGTACAATCAGCACTGATGGCGGGTGCATTCCGATGA
- a CDS encoding polysaccharide biosynthesis/export family protein: MTAPATCFSWAIARLSCWASLPLVLLTVWGAPVAAQPVDIPVPPPSLDQLDIKKDPPPPPPSPPPNTPPAARTRPPARPAPLADFNRYRLGPGDSIFVNVLRFPDLSFQGTLDLEGNLLVPLVGSLRLEGQTLNSARLQIQQELNRFVVNPQVDVILVAQRPVRVTVLGEVFRPGYYPMESPQLSTALLASGGTTRQADLRRVTIRRTAPTGAALERTFDLYTPLRDSTALPAVRLSDGDTIIVPALTAANREGYDPDLTARSTLSQPQINIRVLNYSNSLGGRSGGRAIANIALPNGSDFLDAIAAIGPNPDTADLRDIALIRYDPDQGRAIRLDFNARQALRGDPEENPRLQHNDVIIIGRNLISRVTYALNVFTQPFRDVLGFLLFFDRLTEASESLFEP; this comes from the coding sequence ATGACCGCTCCCGCGACCTGTTTCTCTTGGGCGATCGCCCGCCTATCATGTTGGGCTAGCCTGCCCCTAGTCTTGCTGACTGTTTGGGGCGCTCCTGTGGCCGCGCAACCTGTAGATATCCCCGTGCCGCCACCCTCGCTCGACCAGCTTGATATTAAAAAAGACCCGCCGCCTCCGCCCCCCAGCCCCCCGCCCAATACCCCGCCCGCCGCCCGCACTCGCCCGCCCGCCCGCCCCGCGCCCCTTGCCGATTTCAACCGCTATCGCCTGGGGCCTGGTGACTCAATTTTCGTGAACGTGCTGCGGTTTCCCGACCTCAGCTTTCAGGGCACGCTCGACCTAGAAGGAAACCTGCTGGTGCCGCTGGTGGGGTCGCTGCGGCTAGAAGGGCAAACCCTCAATTCCGCACGATTACAGATTCAACAAGAACTCAACCGCTTTGTGGTGAATCCGCAGGTAGACGTGATTTTGGTGGCGCAGCGGCCCGTCCGGGTGACGGTGTTGGGCGAGGTGTTTCGTCCGGGCTATTACCCGATGGAAAGTCCGCAACTCTCTACGGCGCTACTGGCATCGGGCGGCACGACGCGCCAGGCCGACCTGCGGCGCGTCACCATTCGCCGGACTGCACCCACCGGAGCCGCCCTAGAGCGCACCTTTGACCTGTATACGCCCCTGCGCGACTCGACCGCGCTCCCCGCCGTGCGCCTCAGCGATGGCGACACCATCATCGTGCCAGCCCTCACCGCCGCCAACCGAGAGGGCTATGACCCTGACCTGACCGCCCGCTCGACCCTCTCCCAGCCGCAGATCAACATCCGCGTGCTGAACTATTCCAACAGCCTGGGCGGCCGCAGCGGCGGACGGGCGATCGCCAACATCGCCCTGCCCAATGGGAGTGATTTTTTGGATGCGATCGCCGCTATCGGCCCCAACCCCGACACCGCCGACCTGCGCGACATCGCCCTGATTCGCTACGACCCCGACCAGGGCCGCGCCATCCGCCTCGACTTTAACGCCCGTCAGGCCCTGCGCGGCGACCCCGAAGAAAACCCCCGCCTTCAGCACAACGACGTGATCATCATTGGGCGCAACCTGATTAGCCGTGTCACCTACGCGCTCAATGTCTTCACGCAGCCTTTCCGCGATGTGCTGGGCTTCCTGCTATTTTTCGATCGGCTCACCGAAGCGTCGGAAAGCCTCTTCGAGCCATAA